Sequence from the Christiangramia fulva genome:
GTCAGTTTATAAAATCAAAGGGTGATGATCCTTTTCAATCGCTCTGGGCCCCTTACGCCATGGAGTATAATGGCGAATATCGTCTGTACTATTCATTGAGTAGCCCTACTCCGCGCCTGAGCGTTATCGGATTGGCCACCGCTAGTTCTCCTTTAGGACCATGGACGGAAAAAGGATTAGTGGTTACTTCCCAAAATGATAATACCGTACAAACCAATGCGATTGACCCAACGGTAGTTAAAACTCCTGCAGGCGAGCAATGGCTGTATTATGGTTCAGCCTGGGACGGGATTTATGTGCTTGCACTGGATCCTTCAACAGGATTACCAAAAAATCCAGGATCAAAAGGTACACGCGTTGCTCAAAGAGGTTTTACCGGGGGAAAAATCAACGGGAACATTGAAGGAGCCGAGGTTATTTACAATTCCGATTTTGAAAAATATTATATGTTCATTTCTTACGATTGGCTTCAGACCAAATATAATGTAAGAGTGGGAAGAAGTGATTCTCCAGAAGGCCCTTTCTATGATTTTAATGGAGATAATCTTAATGAGGCTTCAGACAATATCCCCATGATTCTTGCACCTTACAAGTTTAACGGTCATTCGGGATGGCAGGGTGTGGCGCATCCAACTGTTTTTAATAATGGTAAAGGCCAATATTTTATTGCCCACCAGGGAAGGCCGGGCGTTGACAGTTATTTTATGGATCTCCATGTACGGAAAATCCATTGGACAAAAGATGGCTGGCCGGTGGTATCTCCCGAACGTTTTGCCGATGTGGAGCAAAGCACTATTTCTGA
This genomic interval carries:
- a CDS encoding arabinan endo-1,5-alpha-L-arabinosidase, producing the protein MKKHKLHIWVFILGIVSISLFSCSKDDPKDPGPNPAPGEGQNGGGEENPTETGIDFTAITDTYYDVAGAENVYSWGLYNVHDPSIIKAGDTYYSYSTDVSYGSEIRPGIQIRKSKNLIKWSFLGWVFDGLPEKGSQFIKSKGDDPFQSLWAPYAMEYNGEYRLYYSLSSPTPRLSVIGLATASSPLGPWTEKGLVVTSQNDNTVQTNAIDPTVVKTPAGEQWLYYGSAWDGIYVLALDPSTGLPKNPGSKGTRVAQRGFTGGKINGNIEGAEVIYNSDFEKYYMFISYDWLQTKYNVRVGRSDSPEGPFYDFNGDNLNEASDNIPMILAPYKFNGHSGWQGVAHPTVFNNGKGQYFIAHQGRPGVDSYFMDLHVRKIHWTKDGWPVVSPERFADVEQSTISENDLVGTYEQIILGYSVVPGFADEQTSPDFQTSISLELNADGSINGDSANSWTYDAPWLTLNWGNGFTDKLYVEYGRDWENNIDRTILLTGLNNEGTAVWGKKID